Proteins encoded together in one Anaerosporomusa subterranea window:
- a CDS encoding sulfite exporter TauE/SafE family protein, giving the protein MEGVFSQYIILILVTLVTSVITLFTGFGVGTIMMPVMALFFDVKVAIFLTAIVHFFNNMSRLALYRSEINWRIIQRFGIVSLIGAIIGSYAQIYIDSDWLKVGVGLFLTTYALLSLIPNNIKFKLPSNVDFIGGFLSGLIGGLIGNQGAIRSLYLLNYGLEKKELIVSSALIAIIIDSTRIPVYAYTNLHYLQENIVLLSLIVLSAILGTVAGSRILPKVSYDLFKNIILVGVLVLGVLMVLGII; this is encoded by the coding sequence ATGGAGGGGGTATTTTCACAGTACATCATATTAATTCTTGTTACATTAGTAACGTCAGTGATTACACTTTTTACTGGTTTTGGGGTTGGTACAATTATGATGCCAGTTATGGCTCTATTTTTTGATGTAAAAGTGGCAATTTTCCTTACCGCTATTGTCCACTTTTTTAATAATATGTCGAGATTAGCCTTATATCGGTCAGAAATAAACTGGAGAATCATACAACGCTTTGGGATTGTGAGCTTAATTGGAGCCATTATCGGGTCTTACGCTCAGATCTACATAGATAGTGATTGGCTAAAAGTCGGCGTTGGCCTGTTTTTAACAACATATGCTTTACTGTCATTGATTCCTAATAACATTAAGTTTAAATTGCCTAGTAATGTTGATTTTATTGGCGGCTTTCTATCTGGTTTAATCGGTGGTTTAATTGGTAATCAAGGAGCAATCCGTTCGTTGTATCTATTGAACTACGGTTTGGAAAAGAAGGAGTTAATCGTCTCTTCCGCGCTCATTGCTATCATCATTGACTCGACGCGTATCCCGGTCTATGCTTATACTAACCTTCATTATTTGCAGGAAAATATAGTTCTGCTCTCCCTGATTGTGCTATCAGCGATTTTAGGGACAGTTGCTGGTAGCAGAATATTACCCAAAGTCTCATATGATTTGT
- a CDS encoding DUF1848 domain-containing protein, whose translation MIISASRRTDIPAFYSEWFIKRLREGFAYIKNPRNSQRIASVELNADVVDCIVFWTKNAQPMLSQLDTIDTMGYPYYFQFTITPYDEQVEKGLPAKSEIMETFKRLSDKIGRHRVVWRYDPIIVNEQLSVQYHFDMFGKMCDILCGYTNKCTFSFIDLYAKMQKSVKGIVDSEVNTLNINQIAQGFSAIAKGHSLELATCSELIDLSSYGIAHASCIDQAMIEDVIGCSIRAKKDTNQRLDCACMDSIDIGAYDCCSHGCVYCYATTSENLVRKNRQLHESDSPMLIGHPAGDEIMTTRETKSLKIMQMSLL comes from the coding sequence ATGATTATCAGCGCCAGCAGACGGACGGATATTCCTGCTTTTTATTCGGAATGGTTCATCAAACGTTTGCGAGAAGGCTTTGCCTATATCAAAAACCCAAGAAATTCGCAGCGGATCGCTAGTGTTGAGTTGAACGCAGATGTCGTTGATTGTATTGTGTTCTGGACAAAAAACGCGCAGCCAATGCTAAGCCAGCTGGATACCATTGACACGATGGGCTATCCATATTATTTTCAATTTACGATTACGCCATATGATGAACAGGTGGAAAAAGGATTGCCTGCGAAATCGGAAATCATGGAGACCTTTAAACGATTAAGTGATAAAATCGGCAGGCACCGTGTCGTCTGGCGTTATGACCCGATCATCGTCAATGAGCAATTATCTGTGCAATATCATTTTGATATGTTTGGCAAAATGTGCGATATTCTTTGCGGCTATACGAATAAGTGCACTTTCAGCTTTATCGACCTGTACGCGAAAATGCAAAAGAGTGTAAAGGGGATTGTGGATTCCGAGGTGAACACGTTAAACATAAACCAAATTGCCCAGGGGTTTTCTGCGATTGCGAAAGGTCACAGCTTAGAGCTTGCAACCTGCTCTGAATTAATTGACCTCAGTTCGTATGGCATTGCCCATGCGTCCTGCATTGACCAAGCCATGATTGAGGATGTCATCGGCTGTTCCATTCGTGCAAAAAAGGACACTAACCAGCGTCTTGACTGCGCCTGTATGGATAGTATTGATATAGGAGCCTATGACTGTTGCTCTCATGGCTGCGTCTATTGCTACGCCACAACGAGTGAAAATCTGGTGCGTAAAAACAGACAGTTGCACGAATCGGATTCGCCCATGCTAATCGGTCATCCTGCCGGAGATGAAATAATGACAACCAGAGAAACAAAATCGCTAAAAATTATGCAGATGTCATTATTGTAA
- a CDS encoding bifunctional transcriptional activator/DNA repair enzyme AdaA, protein MALTNQEKWNAVIHNDPSYDGVFFYGVKTTGIFCRPSCKSKQPLKANVVFFDTIAQAYAHRLRPCKRCRPDLLEFRPMLDLLEKAKHIFDTYFSDRHKLATEIKELGVSQNHFIQLFRKQFTMTPVEYANKLRVEKAMQLLANTDTTILNIAMLSGFGSLSTFYDFFKKQVGLSPKEYRKTQNTNGDKK, encoded by the coding sequence ATGGCACTGACTAATCAGGAAAAGTGGAACGCGGTCATTCATAACGACCCTTCCTATGATGGCGTGTTTTTTTACGGCGTGAAAACAACAGGAATTTTTTGTCGACCGTCATGCAAATCGAAGCAACCGCTAAAAGCGAATGTTGTATTTTTTGATACTATCGCACAAGCCTATGCTCATCGATTACGCCCTTGCAAACGATGCCGGCCGGATTTGCTTGAGTTCAGGCCGATGTTGGACTTGCTGGAAAAAGCAAAACATATTTTTGATACTTATTTTAGTGACCGTCACAAACTTGCAACTGAAATCAAAGAGTTGGGCGTCAGTCAAAATCATTTCATTCAATTATTCCGCAAGCAATTTACGATGACGCCTGTAGAATATGCCAATAAACTGCGCGTGGAAAAAGCGATGCAATTGCTGGCAAATACGGATACCACGATATTGAATATTGCAATGCTATCTGGATTTGGCAGTCTTTCCACATTCTATGATTTTTTTAAAAAACAAGTCGGACTAAGTCCCAAGGAATATCGCAAAACACAAAATACCAACGGTGATAAGAAATGA
- a CDS encoding DNA alkylation repair protein — translation MDETVRERILELVDEEYRQFHSSLLPGTNNILGVRLPLLRELAKELAKGDWRGYLAMAQDEYYEEVMLQGLVIGYAKADIDEILAYVAAFVPKINNWGVCDSFCSSLKITKQHRMRVWEFIQPYLLSEKEFELRFGIVMMLDFYMEGEYIDQVLTLLDGAKHEGYYVKMAVAWAISICFINYPEKTMAYLQNNTLDDFTYNKALQKITESFRVDKETKALIRSMKRK, via the coding sequence ATGGACGAGACGGTAAGAGAACGCATTCTCGAACTTGTGGATGAGGAATATCGACAATTTCACAGTAGTTTACTGCCAGGAACAAACAATATTTTAGGCGTGCGACTGCCGCTGTTGCGGGAGCTTGCCAAGGAACTGGCCAAAGGTGATTGGCGCGGTTATCTAGCGATGGCCCAGGATGAGTATTATGAAGAAGTTATGCTGCAAGGACTGGTCATCGGCTACGCAAAGGCTGATATAGACGAGATACTTGCCTATGTCGCCGCTTTTGTTCCGAAGATTAACAACTGGGGAGTGTGCGACAGCTTTTGTAGCAGCTTGAAAATCACGAAACAACATAGGATGCGGGTTTGGGAATTTATCCAGCCTTATCTGCTGTCGGAAAAAGAATTTGAATTACGATTCGGTATCGTAATGATGCTGGATTTTTACATGGAAGGCGAGTACATTGACCAGGTGCTGACCCTTCTGGATGGTGCGAAGCATGAAGGCTATTACGTTAAAATGGCGGTAGCCTGGGCGATTTCTATCTGTTTTATTAACTATCCGGAGAAAACCATGGCATATTTACAGAATAATACACTAGATGATTTTACCTATAATAAAGCACTGCAAAAAATCACAGAATCCTTTCGCGTAGACAAAGAAACGAAAGCGCTGATTCGCAGTATGAAACGCAAGTAA
- a CDS encoding DNA-3-methyladenine glycosylase family protein, translated as MQTVTTKLFEYGQTEIDYLTNVDQTLGAAIERMGRVEREVIPDLFTALVHSMVGQQISVKAAHTIWCRMQERFADITPQAMATATVEAIQQCGMTTRKAGYIKSIGETVTRGEINLAELYELPDDTVIKRLSTLRGIGVWTAEMLLLNSLERPNVVSWGDLAIRRGMINLYGLTGISKQQFAQYKKRYSPYGSVASLYLWQLSVDR; from the coding sequence ATGCAAACTGTTACCACAAAATTGTTCGAATATGGCCAAACGGAAATAGATTACTTAACAAACGTGGATCAAACACTCGGGGCTGCCATCGAGCGAATGGGAAGAGTCGAGCGTGAGGTCATTCCCGACCTGTTTACTGCTCTTGTCCACTCAATGGTTGGGCAGCAGATTTCTGTCAAGGCGGCACATACGATTTGGTGCAGAATGCAGGAGCGTTTTGCTGACATTACGCCACAAGCCATGGCAACCGCGACAGTAGAGGCAATCCAACAGTGTGGCATGACCACCCGCAAAGCGGGTTATATCAAGAGTATTGGCGAAACCGTGACACGGGGTGAAATTAACCTGGCGGAACTGTATGAGCTGCCAGACGACACAGTGATTAAGCGTCTCTCGACACTTCGTGGTATTGGTGTCTGGACAGCGGAAATGCTGCTGCTGAATTCGCTAGAGCGCCCTAACGTTGTTAGCTGGGGAGATCTCGCTATTCGGCGGGGCATGATAAACCTGTACGGTCTCACAGGGATTAGCAAACAGCAGTTTGCACAATATAAAAAGCGGTATTCGCCGTATGGATCTGTTGCTTCGCTTTATCTTTGGCAACTATCTGTTGACAGATGA
- a CDS encoding methylated-DNA--[protein]-cysteine S-methyltransferase, whose translation MKNAYIYQTSIGEIGIVENGTAITHLYFNRETAPQDATIKETALLKEAGRQLKDYLAGNRKSFDLLLAPDGTEFQQRVWQALQQIPCGETRSYGEIAKSIGQPKAARAVGLANNRNPILIFIPCHRVVGANGKLIGYAGGLEAKQYLLNLER comes from the coding sequence ATGAAAAACGCATATATCTATCAAACGTCTATCGGCGAAATCGGCATTGTGGAGAACGGAACTGCGATTACACATTTATATTTCAACAGAGAAACCGCTCCGCAGGATGCTACTATAAAGGAAACGGCTTTACTCAAAGAAGCAGGTCGGCAGCTTAAAGACTATCTGGCAGGAAACCGGAAATCATTTGATCTTCTGCTCGCCCCTGACGGTACAGAATTTCAACAGCGTGTTTGGCAGGCTTTGCAACAAATCCCCTGCGGCGAAACCCGCAGCTACGGAGAAATCGCCAAGAGTATTGGTCAGCCAAAGGCTGCCCGCGCAGTCGGCCTGGCTAACAACAGAAATCCGATTTTGATCTTTATCCCCTGTCACCGTGTCGTCGGCGCCAACGGAAAGCTGATTGGCTATGCAGGCGGACTGGAAGCCAAGCAATATCTGTTGAATCTGGAAAGATAG
- a CDS encoding ferritin family protein — protein MNIFDYALKMELDGEAFYRNLAATVNDADLKTVLEALADDEQRHYKIIQLAQRQTFQYIESDPSLRKLENVFANQEFVGDKQAFIAKLKDEQIDVYRAALVKEQESVELYKKLKESSQQQAEIVICEKLLHEEKKHAEVIGNIIEMLNHVNDWVEAAEFNHQDAY, from the coding sequence ATGAATATTTTTGATTACGCCTTAAAAATGGAGCTAGATGGTGAAGCGTTTTATCGAAATCTTGCTGCAACTGTGAACGATGCTGATCTAAAAACAGTTTTAGAAGCTCTTGCTGATGATGAGCAACGTCACTATAAAATCATTCAGCTAGCTCAACGGCAGACATTTCAATATATTGAGTCTGACCCTTCCTTACGTAAACTAGAAAATGTTTTTGCTAATCAAGAATTTGTCGGAGATAAGCAAGCATTTATTGCAAAACTAAAAGACGAACAAATTGATGTATATCGGGCAGCGTTGGTAAAAGAGCAGGAGAGTGTGGAACTCTACAAGAAACTAAAAGAAAGTTCCCAGCAGCAAGCGGAAATAGTAATTTGCGAAAAGCTTCTCCATGAAGAAAAAAAACATGCTGAAGTCATTGGCAATATTATTGAAATGTTGAACCATGTGAATGACTGGGTAGAGGCAGCAGAGTTTAATCATCAGGATGCCTATTAA
- a CDS encoding PHP domain-containing protein, whose amino-acid sequence MKVDLHIHTAASGDGEFSPQEIVKLAKENQLQAIAITDHDSINSIESALYWGERYGIEVIPGCEFSAQYKDKWLHVLGYFIDHNNPAIKKWCKKIEKSLEENVDIQIAKLREAGFYLDKDKVVESGAQPMPVSYCRAMFLDQRNNDNKLMNQYRSQENHIIKFCMDWIVTGRPYNAPRYIPGVQDVISLIIQSGGVPVLAHPAATLTHDEDSLLYDLLGFGLMGIEAFTTWHTTEQEEHYYRFCQANKVLATCGSDFHGKTKPHIHIGQVKSNSYEVLECLKDLYGIVKHKKANCRINGIY is encoded by the coding sequence ATGAAAGTAGATTTACATATACACACTGCAGCAAGCGGTGATGGCGAGTTTTCACCGCAAGAGATTGTCAAACTCGCTAAAGAGAATCAGCTTCAAGCCATTGCCATAACGGATCATGATTCGATTAATAGCATTGAATCAGCTCTCTATTGGGGTGAAAGATATGGAATTGAAGTCATTCCCGGCTGCGAATTTTCTGCTCAATATAAAGACAAATGGTTGCATGTTTTGGGCTATTTTATCGATCACAATAATCCTGCTATAAAAAAATGGTGCAAAAAAATCGAAAAGAGCCTTGAGGAAAATGTTGATATTCAAATTGCCAAATTGCGCGAAGCGGGGTTTTATTTAGATAAAGATAAGGTGGTTGAGAGTGGAGCCCAGCCCATGCCGGTTAGTTATTGTCGCGCGATGTTTCTCGATCAGCGTAATAACGATAACAAGCTGATGAATCAATATCGCTCACAGGAAAATCACATCATCAAGTTTTGCATGGATTGGATTGTAACAGGTAGGCCGTATAATGCTCCTCGCTATATTCCGGGGGTGCAAGATGTTATTAGCCTAATCATACAAAGTGGCGGCGTTCCTGTCTTGGCTCATCCTGCGGCCACTCTTACTCATGACGAGGATTCGTTACTCTATGATCTTTTGGGATTTGGGCTGATGGGTATTGAAGCTTTTACTACTTGGCACACGACAGAACAGGAAGAACATTATTATCGATTCTGCCAGGCGAATAAGGTCCTAGCCACCTGTGGCAGCGACTTTCACGGAAAAACTAAACCTCATATTCATATTGGGCAGGTAAAGAGCAACAGTTATGAGGTACTGGAGTGCTTAAAAGATTTATACGGGATAGTCAAACATAAAAAAGCAAATTGTAGAATAAACGGTATTTATTGA
- a CDS encoding M20 family metallopeptidase, translated as MNRENSLQKQTIFKFIDDHREEMLTLWRDLVNQESGSADKEGIDKVQAKIKNFLENEGAVVRIVEYEQAGNLLIAEIGSDRTQSPVLFSGHVDTVFKNGTIEKRPFTIRDGKAYGPGALDMKGGVVAFLYAIKALNAAGFAERPIKVLLAGDEEIGHANSNAAEVFVKEAAGCIAAFNCETGFVDDAIVVGRKGVGRYDMEVRGVAAHVGNDPENGRSAIVEIAHKLLAIEKLTDWQAGTSFNVGVIEGGTVPNATPDYAKIKIDVRFADETAIPKFTKQLEDIAATTYVPGTTTTMTGGASFKPMQTTEGVKRLFNLVKEVYAENGFGTPNEKVVGGGADSAYTVIAGVPTVCAMGVKGGRNHSPEEYALVESVFERAKLLADCVLNLNRL; from the coding sequence GTGAATAGAGAAAATAGCTTGCAGAAACAAACAATATTTAAATTTATTGATGATCATCGAGAAGAAATGCTGACTTTATGGCGTGATCTTGTCAATCAGGAAAGCGGTTCAGCTGATAAAGAGGGAATTGATAAAGTTCAGGCCAAAATCAAGAATTTCTTAGAAAATGAGGGCGCTGTGGTCCGCATTGTCGAGTATGAACAGGCGGGTAATCTGCTTATCGCCGAAATCGGCAGCGACCGTACTCAATCGCCTGTACTTTTCTCTGGTCACGTCGACACGGTATTTAAGAACGGTACTATCGAAAAGCGGCCGTTCACCATTCGGGACGGCAAAGCCTATGGACCGGGCGCGCTTGATATGAAGGGTGGTGTGGTGGCATTCCTTTATGCGATCAAAGCCCTCAATGCTGCCGGCTTTGCTGAACGGCCGATTAAGGTGCTGCTTGCTGGTGACGAGGAGATTGGCCATGCCAATTCCAACGCGGCAGAGGTTTTTGTCAAGGAAGCCGCCGGATGTATTGCCGCCTTTAATTGTGAGACTGGATTCGTTGATGATGCTATCGTGGTCGGGCGTAAGGGTGTCGGCAGATACGACATGGAGGTTCGCGGCGTTGCCGCCCATGTTGGCAATGACCCGGAAAACGGCCGCAGTGCGATCGTCGAGATTGCTCACAAACTGCTTGCTATTGAAAAACTCACAGACTGGCAGGCGGGAACCTCTTTTAACGTCGGCGTTATTGAAGGTGGCACAGTGCCGAACGCTACTCCTGATTATGCAAAAATCAAGATTGATGTGCGCTTTGCGGACGAAACCGCAATTCCTAAGTTCACTAAACAATTGGAAGATATTGCAGCGACAACTTACGTGCCTGGTACGACAACGACGATGACAGGCGGCGCCAGCTTTAAGCCGATGCAGACCACCGAAGGAGTCAAACGCCTGTTTAATCTGGTGAAAGAAGTCTATGCGGAGAATGGCTTTGGCACGCCGAATGAAAAAGTGGTCGGCGGCGGTGCTGACTCGGCCTATACGGTCATTGCCGGTGTGCCGACAGTTTGTGCCATGGGTGTCAAAGGCGGCCGCAACCATAGTCCTGAGGAGTATGCGCTGGTCGAGAGTGTATTTGAGCGTGCTAAACTGTTGGCAGACTGTGTGCTGAATTTGAACAGACTGTAA